In Ilumatobacter fluminis, the following proteins share a genomic window:
- a CDS encoding PIG-L deacetylase family protein — protein MLQPDQIERALVITAHPDDVDFGAAGTVANLTDAGAQVTYCLVTDGQAGGFDDSISREEMARIRREEQTKAAAEVGVTDLVFLGHMDGSVQFDLNLRRDLSRVIREVRPQVVITQSPTINVTSVYGSHADHVATGQAAWAAVYPDARNPYQFPDLLIEGCEPWSVDEIWIMFGSGQPNEPVETVDITRQIDRKIQALRAHVSQHRDPDGLEQRVRTWWGSMAVEAGLPDGSFAERFFVADSR, from the coding sequence GTGCTGCAGCCCGATCAGATCGAACGTGCCCTCGTCATCACCGCCCACCCCGACGACGTCGACTTCGGCGCCGCCGGCACGGTCGCCAATCTGACCGATGCCGGTGCGCAGGTCACCTACTGCCTGGTCACCGACGGCCAGGCCGGCGGCTTCGACGACTCGATCTCGCGCGAGGAGATGGCGCGCATCCGCCGCGAGGAGCAGACCAAGGCTGCGGCCGAGGTCGGTGTCACCGACCTGGTCTTCTTGGGTCACATGGACGGCTCGGTGCAGTTCGACCTCAACCTGCGACGCGATCTGTCGAGAGTGATCCGCGAGGTGCGTCCTCAGGTGGTCATCACCCAGTCGCCGACCATCAACGTGACCTCGGTGTACGGCAGCCATGCCGACCACGTCGCCACCGGCCAGGCCGCGTGGGCCGCCGTCTACCCCGACGCCCGCAACCCGTACCAGTTCCCCGACCTGCTGATCGAGGGCTGCGAGCCGTGGTCGGTCGACGAGATCTGGATCATGTTCGGGTCGGGCCAGCCGAACGAGCCGGTGGAGACCGTCGACATCACCCGCCAGATCGACCGCAAGATCCAGGCACTGCGAGCCCACGTCAGCCAGCACCGCGACCCGGACGGTCTCGAGCAGCGGGTACGCACGTGGTGGGGGTCGATGGCGGTCGAAGCCGGCCTGCCCGACGGCAGCTTCGCCGAACGCTTCTTCGTCGCCGACAGCCGCTGA
- a CDS encoding cytochrome P450 → MEQHGFKSTPGITVPEGLPDISDWTFWTGDRAARAEGFRVLRDTPGLVKYPEVLLAESPMEPGAGYYAVTRHEDVWHVSRNPQLFCSGRGGVNIGDLPPELSEFFGSMIALDDPKHFRLRSIVSKGFTPKHIGEIEDHVTTVAARLVDEMIEQHPDRRADFVESFAGPFPLAIICEMMGIPPDDHKKVFDWTNKILGIGDPEFGDTYESLLTAALEINAYAQAIGEERRANPTDDITSALMAADLDGDQLTAQEFGSFFILLVVAGNETTRNSISHGLKALTDHPDQRALWFDDYDAHLKTAVDEVVRWATPVIHFRRTVTEDTEVGGQALVEGDKVVMFYESANRDERVYERPYEFDITRPLNPGQVGFGAGGPHFCLGANLARRQIAVAFDEIRRRLPDLHVTAEPDYLQSNFINGIKRLPCAW, encoded by the coding sequence ATGGAGCAGCACGGTTTCAAGAGCACGCCAGGGATCACGGTGCCCGAGGGGCTCCCCGACATCTCCGACTGGACGTTCTGGACGGGCGACCGTGCGGCCCGTGCCGAGGGCTTCCGAGTCCTCCGTGACACACCCGGCCTGGTGAAGTATCCCGAGGTCCTGCTCGCCGAGTCGCCGATGGAGCCCGGCGCCGGCTACTACGCCGTCACGCGCCACGAAGACGTCTGGCACGTCAGTCGCAACCCGCAACTGTTCTGCTCGGGTCGTGGCGGCGTCAACATCGGCGACCTCCCGCCCGAACTCAGCGAGTTCTTCGGCTCGATGATCGCATTGGACGACCCGAAGCACTTCCGGCTCCGCTCGATCGTGTCGAAGGGGTTCACCCCGAAACACATCGGCGAGATCGAAGACCACGTCACCACCGTCGCCGCTCGGCTCGTCGACGAGATGATCGAGCAGCACCCGGACCGCAGGGCCGACTTCGTCGAGTCGTTCGCCGGCCCGTTCCCGCTGGCGATCATCTGCGAGATGATGGGCATCCCACCCGACGACCACAAGAAGGTCTTCGACTGGACGAACAAGATCCTCGGCATCGGCGACCCCGAGTTCGGCGACACCTACGAATCGCTGCTCACCGCCGCCCTCGAGATCAACGCGTACGCCCAGGCGATCGGCGAGGAGCGGCGAGCGAACCCGACCGACGACATCACCTCCGCGCTGATGGCGGCCGACCTCGACGGCGATCAGCTCACCGCCCAGGAGTTCGGCTCGTTCTTCATCCTGCTCGTCGTCGCCGGCAACGAGACGACCAGGAACAGCATCAGTCACGGCCTGAAGGCACTCACCGATCACCCCGACCAGCGAGCGCTGTGGTTCGACGACTACGACGCACATCTCAAGACCGCGGTCGACGAAGTCGTCAGGTGGGCGACGCCGGTGATCCACTTCCGACGCACCGTCACCGAGGACACCGAGGTCGGTGGGCAGGCACTCGTCGAGGGTGACAAGGTCGTCATGTTCTACGAGTCGGCGAACCGCGACGAGCGGGTGTACGAGCGTCCGTACGAGTTCGACATCACCCGTCCGCTCAACCCCGGCCAGGTCGGCTTCGGCGCCGGCGGACCGCACTTCTGTCTCGGGGCGAATCTCGCTCGACGCCAGATCGCCGTCGCGTTCGACGAGATCCGGCGGCGCCTCCCCGACCTCCACGTCACCGCAGAGCCCGACTACCTGCAGAGCAACTTCATCAACGGCATCAAGCGCCTGCCCTGCGCCTGGTGA
- a CDS encoding serine hydrolase domain-containing protein, whose translation MSALHQVTSWPVGRAAAAIVSGDGVVDTIGETDRSFRLASLSKCLAGWAMAIAVEEGSVELDAPIDRADVPDGATLRHLLAHASGLPFDGDDPIARVGQRRIYSNTGIERAAAVLESATDMAFADYLAEAVFAPLSMSSSELRGSAAHAVHSTVADMASFVAEMLSPRLIAAETWDEVVRIQFPSLAGIVPGVGSFDPCPWGLGVEIKGDKSPHWMGRANSPATFGHFGGAGTMMWADPHAGLGVVGLTDTAFDQWSVEALRLWPAFSDAALAEHRGGA comes from the coding sequence GTGTCGGCGCTCCACCAGGTCACCTCGTGGCCGGTGGGCCGTGCCGCTGCCGCCATCGTCAGCGGTGATGGTGTCGTCGATACGATCGGCGAGACCGACCGGTCGTTCCGACTGGCCTCGCTGTCGAAGTGCCTCGCCGGCTGGGCGATGGCGATCGCCGTCGAGGAGGGCAGCGTCGAACTCGACGCGCCGATCGACCGAGCCGATGTGCCCGACGGCGCGACGCTCCGGCACCTGCTCGCGCATGCGTCGGGTCTGCCGTTCGACGGCGACGATCCGATCGCACGAGTCGGCCAACGCCGTATCTACTCCAACACTGGGATCGAACGCGCTGCGGCAGTGCTCGAGTCGGCCACCGACATGGCATTCGCCGACTATCTCGCCGAGGCCGTGTTCGCTCCCCTGTCGATGTCGAGCAGCGAACTGCGCGGTTCGGCGGCGCACGCCGTGCACAGCACCGTTGCCGACATGGCGTCGTTCGTCGCCGAGATGCTGTCGCCCCGCCTGATCGCTGCAGAGACGTGGGACGAGGTGGTCCGCATTCAGTTCCCCTCGCTCGCCGGTATCGTTCCGGGCGTGGGGTCGTTCGATCCGTGCCCGTGGGGGCTCGGCGTGGAGATCAAGGGTGACAAGTCGCCGCACTGGATGGGCCGCGCCAACTCGCCGGCCACGTTCGGCCACTTCGGCGGTGCCGGCACCATGATGTGGGCCGACCCGCACGCCGGTCTCGGCGTGGTCGGGCTCACCGACACCGCGTTCGATCAGTGGTCGGTCGAGGCACTCCGTCTGTGGCCGGCATTCTCCGACGCCGCACTGGCAGAGCACCGGGGCGGGGCCTGA
- a CDS encoding ATP-dependent DNA ligase yields MLFVELARTSAAVASTSKRSDKVAAFADVFGRLAPDEIAPAVAFATGSTLIGRLGVGWATLRDVRPEPATTPSLTIGDVDRAVVTLASISGAGSQARRRDVLHELLAAATEPEQRLIVGIIGGELRQGALDGVVAAGVAKAAGVAVGQVQRGAMFAGSLPAAARVALTAGQPGLAAIELTPAQPVQPMLASPATDVGDALSNTGLASVEWKLDGARIQAHRSGGEVKLFTRNLNDVTDRLEGVARTVLELPGGDLVLDGEVLGLDADGAPRRFQDTMGDFGADETGRGSGLRAFFFDVLHAGGSLVDEPLATRRDVLSETVPETSRLPSIITADADDAAAFLDRAIAAGHEGVMVKDLESAYDAGRRGGAWRKVKPVYTFDLVVLAVEWGHGRRQGWLSNLHLGARGSDNEFVMVGKTFKGLTDELLRWQTERFLGLELGREGHIVHVRPEQVVEIAVDGVQVSTRYPGGVALRFARVRQYRHDKSAADADTIDQVRSLLR; encoded by the coding sequence ATGTTGTTCGTCGAGCTCGCCCGCACGTCGGCGGCCGTGGCGTCGACGTCGAAACGCTCCGACAAGGTCGCGGCGTTCGCCGACGTGTTCGGCCGCCTGGCTCCGGACGAGATCGCCCCGGCCGTCGCCTTCGCCACGGGTTCGACGCTGATCGGTCGGCTCGGTGTCGGCTGGGCGACCCTGCGCGACGTCCGTCCCGAACCGGCCACCACGCCGTCGCTGACCATCGGCGACGTCGATCGCGCCGTGGTCACGCTGGCGTCGATCTCGGGCGCCGGGTCGCAGGCCCGTCGACGAGACGTGCTGCACGAGTTGCTCGCCGCAGCGACCGAACCGGAGCAGCGGTTGATCGTCGGCATCATCGGAGGCGAGTTGCGCCAGGGCGCCCTCGACGGCGTGGTGGCCGCCGGTGTCGCGAAAGCGGCGGGTGTGGCCGTGGGGCAGGTGCAGCGCGGCGCGATGTTCGCCGGATCGCTGCCGGCGGCCGCACGCGTCGCGCTCACCGCCGGTCAGCCGGGCCTGGCGGCGATCGAACTGACACCCGCCCAGCCGGTCCAACCGATGCTCGCCTCACCTGCCACCGACGTCGGCGACGCCCTGTCGAACACCGGTCTCGCCTCGGTCGAGTGGAAGCTCGACGGTGCCCGGATCCAGGCGCACCGATCGGGAGGCGAGGTGAAGCTGTTCACCCGGAACCTCAACGACGTGACCGATCGGCTCGAGGGCGTGGCCCGAACGGTGCTCGAACTGCCCGGCGGCGACCTCGTTCTCGACGGTGAGGTGCTCGGCCTCGACGCCGACGGAGCGCCACGCCGGTTCCAGGACACGATGGGCGACTTCGGTGCCGACGAGACGGGGCGGGGGAGTGGACTGCGGGCGTTCTTCTTCGATGTGTTGCACGCGGGCGGGTCACTGGTCGACGAACCGTTGGCGACGCGCCGCGACGTGTTGTCGGAGACCGTGCCGGAGACGAGCCGACTGCCGTCGATCATCACCGCCGACGCCGACGACGCAGCGGCCTTCCTCGACCGGGCGATCGCCGCCGGCCACGAGGGCGTCATGGTGAAAGACCTGGAGTCGGCGTACGACGCCGGCCGCCGAGGCGGCGCCTGGCGGAAGGTCAAGCCGGTCTACACGTTCGATCTCGTCGTGCTCGCCGTCGAGTGGGGTCACGGCCGACGGCAGGGGTGGCTGTCGAACCTCCATCTCGGGGCTCGTGGCAGCGACAACGAGTTCGTGATGGTCGGCAAGACCTTCAAGGGTCTGACCGACGAGCTGCTGCGATGGCAGACCGAGCGGTTCCTCGGGCTCGAGCTCGGCCGGGAGGGGCACATCGTCCACGTCCGACCGGAACAGGTGGTCGAGATCGCGGTCGACGGTGTCCAGGTCAGCACCCGCTACCCGGGTGGGGTCGCGCTGCGGTTCGCCCGGGTCCGCCAGTACCGCCACGACAAGTCGGCGGCCGACGCCGACACCATCGACCAGGTCCGCTCCCTCCTCCGCTGA
- a CDS encoding thymidine kinase, whose product MATLRFSFGTMGSGKSTLALQIHHNLAARHMYGLLLTKLDREGEQVTSRLGVAAPAIQVTDDLDIHQLAIQHWPLHYMVCDEVQFYSPEQCDQLATIVDDMEVDVYAFGLITDFRGHLFEGTKRMLEIADEREPLHVEARCWCGARATHNARVVNDFVVYEGETVVVGDTAGPGAQKMFGDTVRYELLCRRHYNLGELGV is encoded by the coding sequence ATGGCGACCTTGCGGTTCAGTTTCGGCACGATGGGTTCGGGGAAGAGCACCCTGGCTCTGCAGATCCACCACAACCTCGCGGCCCGACACATGTACGGCCTCCTGCTCACCAAGCTCGACCGAGAGGGCGAGCAGGTGACGAGCCGGCTGGGTGTCGCGGCGCCGGCGATCCAGGTCACCGACGACCTCGACATCCATCAGCTCGCCATCCAGCACTGGCCGCTGCACTACATGGTGTGCGACGAGGTGCAGTTCTACTCGCCCGAGCAGTGCGACCAACTGGCGACCATCGTCGACGACATGGAGGTCGACGTGTACGCGTTCGGTCTCATCACCGACTTCCGCGGCCATCTGTTCGAGGGCACGAAGCGGATGCTCGAGATCGCCGACGAACGCGAACCGCTCCACGTCGAGGCTCGCTGCTGGTGTGGCGCGCGGGCCACGCACAACGCCCGCGTCGTCAACGACTTCGTCGTGTACGAGGGCGAGACGGTGGTCGTCGGCGACACCGCTGGGCCCGGCGCCCAGAAGATGTTCGGCGACACCGTCCGGTACGAGTTGCTCTGCCGCCGCCATTACAACCTGGGCGAACTCGGCGTCTGA
- a CDS encoding acetyl-CoA C-acetyltransferase has product MTEAVIVATARSPIGRAAKGSLVDLRPDDMAAQIVKALMEKVPQVESSMVEDLIMGCGQPAGEAGFNIGRVVADLAGLGEVPGVTVNRYCSSSLQTIRMAAHAIKAGEGDCFIAAGVEAVSRYGNGASDTAPNPIYKEAGARTAERAQGGADTWTPPEGLPDMYIAMGQTAENVVQVENVSREEMDEWGARSQQRAVANVENGFWADEITPLTLPDGTVVSKDDGPRAGTTAEKLAELKPVFRPDGKVTAGNACPLNDGAAAVMVMSDTKAKELGLTPLARIVSSGVSALNPEIMGLGPIEASRQAMARAGMTMDDIDIVEINEAFAAQVLPSAKHLNIDLEKLNPNGGSIALGHPFGMTGARIMTTLIHGLQAADKEYGLETMCVGGGQGMAMIIQRLS; this is encoded by the coding sequence ATGACTGAAGCAGTGATCGTCGCCACCGCCCGGAGCCCGATCGGGCGCGCCGCAAAGGGGTCGCTGGTCGACCTCCGTCCCGACGACATGGCGGCTCAGATCGTCAAGGCCCTCATGGAGAAGGTGCCCCAGGTCGAGTCGTCCATGGTCGAAGACCTCATCATGGGCTGTGGCCAGCCCGCCGGCGAAGCCGGCTTCAACATCGGCCGCGTCGTCGCCGACCTCGCCGGTCTCGGCGAGGTGCCCGGCGTGACCGTCAACCGCTACTGCTCGTCGTCGCTCCAGACGATCCGCATGGCCGCCCACGCCATCAAGGCCGGCGAAGGCGACTGCTTCATCGCCGCCGGCGTCGAAGCCGTCAGCCGCTACGGCAACGGTGCCTCCGACACCGCCCCGAACCCCATCTACAAGGAAGCCGGCGCCCGCACCGCCGAGCGTGCCCAGGGCGGCGCCGACACGTGGACCCCGCCCGAAGGCCTGCCCGACATGTACATCGCCATGGGTCAGACCGCCGAGAACGTGGTCCAGGTCGAGAACGTCAGCCGTGAAGAGATGGACGAGTGGGGCGCCCGCTCGCAGCAGCGCGCCGTCGCCAACGTCGAGAACGGATTCTGGGCCGACGAGATCACGCCGCTCACCCTGCCCGACGGCACCGTCGTGTCGAAGGACGACGGCCCCCGTGCCGGCACCACCGCCGAGAAGCTCGCCGAGTTGAAGCCGGTCTTCCGTCCCGACGGCAAGGTCACCGCCGGCAACGCCTGCCCGCTCAACGACGGCGCCGCCGCCGTGATGGTGATGAGCGACACCAAGGCCAAGGAACTCGGCCTCACCCCGCTCGCTCGCATCGTCTCCTCGGGCGTCTCGGCGCTCAACCCGGAGATCATGGGCCTCGGCCCGATCGAGGCCAGCCGTCAGGCCATGGCTCGCGCCGGCATGACGATGGACGACATCGACATCGTCGAGATCAACGAGGCGTTCGCCGCCCAGGTGCTGCCCTCGGCCAAGCACCTGAACATCGACCTCGAGAAACTCAACCCGAACGGCGGCTCGATCGCCCTCGGTCACCCCTTCGGCATGACCGGCGCCCGCATCATGACGACGCTGATCCACGGTCTCCAGGCCGCTGACAAGGAGTACGGCCTCGAGACCATGTGCGTCGGCGGCGGGCAAGGCATGGCCATGATCATCCAACGTCTGAGCTGA
- a CDS encoding lysylphosphatidylglycerol synthase transmembrane domain-containing protein has protein sequence MQPQVDADTSLVDGVRLFDPPPALRRFSPGDVMRIIFGVLTLLAALIASAAADSTIDGVEEDVINGIARLPESIEQVGVATAQLFATLVPLFALVVILWHRRWRVLLHVWLGSFIAAMVTNPVIALLGERGVTTQVNTEEPSSSLIDADFPTTSYLASAVGAVTVGAPYLPRRWRRAAWFWVIVLVALRFLGRGQPPLDVLIAVSVGTIVGSLVLLVLGSPSAEPSPVNVLAGVRSIGLNPVRIGRLDTSTGGSVHYVATDDDAVRTFIKMRTPDDQDSDLLNRAYRSIRLRSSEVRRPYSTLKRRVEHEALALHTVNDGGVAAPQLIGLGVTPDGGVLLAEELIHGRSMSALSSAELTDDLIAQVFEQVGLIHATRTAHHHLTLDNFIVDPAGRVRPLDFDDAELAADDRALSRDVAELLVAVGAVAGPQRTVAAAIDAFGEEPVNRSLPLLQPLALSSSLGREIRRQRGLLDALRAEIHDRTGVDDVPLEKLARIQPKTLIMIMAGALAFYSLLPQFGNLDDTVDAFGDARWQWIPALLGAAAIYYVFATISFIGSVAQRMPLAPSARSQVASSFAQLVGPAGSGKMALAGRFLQRNGLTGPEASASVALNTMAGVATHLILMVGFFAWAGGADIGGLSLPSIGTVVGVAVGALVLLGIAVTIPYTRQRLIMPVVSGLRTAAGYSGQVLKSPARVSGLLGGSTCITLSYLIGAVFAVEAFGGGLSFAQIGAAYLGAAAIANIAPTPGGIGPLEAAMIAAFTGFGLDGGVAISAVLTFRLATFWLPILPGWITFMWMERRGEI, from the coding sequence GTGCAACCGCAGGTCGACGCCGATACCTCGCTGGTCGACGGCGTTCGCCTGTTCGACCCGCCACCGGCATTGCGTCGCTTCTCTCCCGGCGACGTCATGCGCATCATCTTCGGCGTCCTCACCCTGCTCGCTGCGCTGATCGCGAGCGCCGCAGCCGACAGCACGATCGACGGTGTCGAAGAAGACGTCATCAACGGGATCGCCCGTCTGCCCGAGTCGATCGAGCAGGTCGGCGTCGCCACCGCACAGCTCTTCGCCACGCTCGTGCCGCTGTTCGCCCTGGTCGTGATCCTCTGGCACCGCCGATGGCGCGTGCTCCTCCACGTGTGGCTCGGCTCGTTCATCGCGGCAATGGTCACCAATCCCGTGATCGCGCTGCTCGGCGAGCGAGGTGTCACGACCCAGGTCAACACCGAGGAACCGAGCTCGTCGCTGATCGACGCCGACTTCCCCACCACGTCGTACCTCGCGTCGGCGGTCGGGGCCGTCACCGTCGGCGCCCCGTACCTCCCCCGCCGCTGGCGTCGGGCCGCCTGGTTCTGGGTGATCGTGCTCGTGGCGCTGCGGTTCCTGGGACGCGGTCAGCCGCCGCTCGACGTCCTCATCGCCGTGTCCGTCGGCACGATCGTCGGCTCGCTCGTGCTGCTCGTCCTCGGTTCACCGAGTGCCGAACCGAGCCCGGTCAACGTGCTCGCCGGTGTGCGCAGCATCGGGCTGAATCCGGTCAGGATCGGTCGACTCGACACCTCGACCGGCGGGTCGGTCCACTACGTCGCGACTGATGACGACGCAGTCAGGACGTTCATCAAGATGCGAACCCCCGACGACCAGGACTCCGACCTCCTGAACCGCGCCTATCGCAGCATCCGTCTCCGATCGTCCGAGGTCCGCCGCCCGTACAGCACGCTCAAACGACGGGTCGAACACGAGGCGCTCGCGCTGCACACGGTCAACGACGGTGGCGTCGCCGCACCCCAGCTGATCGGGCTCGGCGTCACCCCGGACGGGGGTGTCCTGCTCGCCGAAGAGTTGATCCACGGCCGATCGATGTCGGCGCTGTCGTCCGCCGAGCTCACCGACGACCTGATCGCCCAGGTGTTCGAGCAGGTCGGGCTCATCCACGCGACCCGGACCGCGCATCATCACCTGACCCTCGACAATTTCATCGTCGATCCGGCCGGCCGCGTCCGCCCGCTCGACTTCGACGACGCCGAGTTGGCCGCCGACGACCGTGCACTGTCGCGCGACGTCGCCGAACTCCTCGTCGCCGTCGGCGCCGTCGCCGGCCCGCAGCGCACCGTCGCCGCAGCGATCGACGCGTTCGGCGAGGAGCCGGTCAATCGTTCGTTGCCGCTCCTCCAGCCGCTCGCCCTCAGCAGCTCGCTCGGCCGGGAGATCCGACGCCAACGCGGTCTGCTCGACGCGTTGCGGGCCGAAATCCACGATCGCACGGGCGTCGACGACGTCCCGCTCGAGAAGCTCGCCCGGATCCAGCCGAAGACGCTGATCATGATCATGGCCGGTGCGCTCGCCTTCTATTCGCTCCTCCCCCAGTTCGGCAACCTCGACGACACCGTCGACGCGTTCGGCGATGCCCGGTGGCAGTGGATCCCTGCCCTGCTCGGCGCCGCCGCCATCTACTACGTGTTCGCGACCATCTCGTTCATCGGATCGGTCGCACAACGGATGCCGCTCGCGCCGTCCGCGAGGAGCCAGGTGGCGTCGTCGTTCGCCCAGCTGGTCGGCCCGGCCGGTTCGGGCAAGATGGCGCTCGCCGGCCGGTTCCTGCAACGCAACGGGCTCACCGGACCCGAGGCCAGCGCCTCCGTCGCACTCAACACGATGGCCGGCGTCGCCACCCACCTGATCCTGATGGTCGGGTTCTTCGCGTGGGCCGGCGGCGCCGACATCGGCGGGCTGTCGCTCCCGAGCATCGGCACGGTGGTCGGCGTCGCCGTCGGTGCGCTCGTCCTGCTCGGCATCGCGGTCACCATCCCGTACACGCGCCAGCGCCTGATCATGCCGGTCGTGTCGGGGCTGCGAACGGCAGCCGGCTACAGCGGCCAGGTGCTGAAGAGCCCGGCGCGTGTGTCGGGCCTGCTCGGCGGTTCGACGTGCATCACGTTGAGCTATCTGATCGGTGCCGTGTTCGCCGTCGAAGCGTTCGGCGGCGGCCTCTCGTTCGCCCAGATCGGTGCCGCGTACCTCGGCGCGGCGGCGATCGCGAACATCGCCCCCACACCGGGCGGCATCGGCCCGCTCGAGGCGGCGATGATCGCGGCGTTCACCGGGTTCGGTCTCGACGGCGGCGTCGCGATCTCCGCGGTGCTGACGTTCCGACTCGCCACGTTCTGGCTCCCGATCCTGCCCGGCTGGATCACCTTCATGTGGATGGAGCGCCGGGGCGAGATCTGA
- a CDS encoding HNH endonuclease signature motif containing protein, with amino-acid sequence MFAELIESNLALSDAELDAAIRANELEQRRLAAEHAALLSVSSARGAYRLDGQRTVISYLRATENLSKGAASQRRRVAEVCDLVPALGDALLAGRVGVDQIVEIARIHANPRTRDHFVKVAPIYLGFAEHDSHLELKGRIDDFLQLADQDGAFADLICDINERVAHVHVVGGTLDVKVRGGDPLVADEFVAIFELFVDEEFRADVAARRAEHGDRADEYPLARTDRQRRYDAMIAMARHARAHLAEGKPAGAAEVVTNIVADLSTWGETLEQAGMIATGDGQVVELDDDTIDDIIDTVAADPEAWIDRQCHTADGTPLHPITVLQASLTGLVRRVVVDSAGVVIDRGRAARLFEGEARAAARLLYRECSHPGCSVKVQACDVDHVIEWWAGGRTNQNNADIRCRAHNRDKHRERWSSRRDEHGRQFTIRPDGSIMLPVGARPPDLTQDELAHIIRLRLHNQLDRGDLEWAS; translated from the coding sequence ATGTTCGCCGAGCTCATCGAGAGCAACCTCGCGTTGTCCGATGCCGAGCTCGACGCCGCCATCCGAGCCAACGAACTCGAACAGCGGCGACTCGCCGCCGAACACGCCGCACTGCTGTCGGTGTCCTCGGCGCGCGGCGCCTACCGGCTCGACGGGCAACGCACAGTGATCTCGTATCTGCGGGCCACGGAGAACCTGTCGAAAGGCGCAGCGTCGCAACGCCGCCGGGTGGCCGAGGTCTGCGATCTGGTACCGGCGCTCGGTGATGCGTTGCTCGCCGGTCGGGTCGGTGTCGACCAGATCGTCGAGATCGCCCGGATCCATGCCAACCCGCGGACCCGTGACCACTTCGTCAAGGTCGCACCGATCTATCTCGGATTCGCGGAGCACGACTCGCATCTCGAACTGAAAGGCCGGATCGACGACTTTCTGCAGCTCGCCGACCAAGACGGTGCGTTCGCCGACCTGATCTGTGACATCAACGAACGCGTCGCCCATGTCCATGTGGTCGGCGGCACTCTCGACGTCAAAGTGCGTGGTGGCGACCCGTTGGTGGCCGATGAGTTCGTGGCGATCTTCGAACTGTTCGTCGACGAAGAGTTCCGTGCCGACGTCGCCGCTCGCCGTGCCGAACACGGTGATCGTGCCGACGAATACCCGCTGGCTCGCACCGACCGGCAGCGTCGCTACGACGCGATGATCGCAATGGCCCGCCACGCTCGTGCTCATCTCGCCGAGGGCAAACCAGCCGGCGCCGCGGAGGTCGTGACGAACATCGTCGCTGATCTCTCGACGTGGGGTGAAACGCTCGAACAGGCCGGGATGATCGCGACCGGTGACGGACAGGTCGTCGAACTCGACGACGACACCATCGACGACATCATCGACACGGTTGCTGCCGATCCCGAAGCGTGGATCGATCGGCAATGCCACACCGCCGACGGCACCCCACTGCACCCGATCACCGTGCTGCAAGCATCGTTGACGGGGCTGGTGCGTCGGGTCGTGGTCGACTCGGCCGGTGTCGTGATCGACCGGGGTCGGGCGGCCCGCCTGTTCGAAGGCGAAGCCCGAGCCGCCGCCAGGTTGTTGTATCGGGAGTGTTCACACCCCGGATGTTCGGTCAAGGTGCAGGCATGCGACGTCGACCACGTCATCGAATGGTGGGCCGGAGGTCGCACCAACCAGAACAACGCCGACATCCGATGTCGTGCCCACAACCGGGACAAACACCGGGAACGATGGTCGAGCCGACGCGACGAACACGGCCGACAATTCACCATCCGACCCGACGGCAGCATCATGCTCCCCGTCGGCGCACGCCCACCCGACCTCACCCAAGACGAACTCGCCCACATCATCCGCCTCCGCCTCCACAACCAACTCGACCGCGGTGATCTGGAATGGGCCAGCTGA